The genomic DNA CTCACAGATGACGCGAACTACGCCGCGCCTCCGGATGATCCGGCACTTTTCACACATCTTCTTGACGGATGCCCGAACTTTCATCTCGGCTCCTATTCGAGGGCGGCAGCGACGCGCGCTGCCACCTCGTCGATCTCACCGAGGCCATCGACCTCGACGAGAATATCCCTCTCATCGTAATACTCGATCAGCGGCGCGGTCTTCTCGTTGT from bacterium includes the following:
- the rpmJ gene encoding 50S ribosomal protein L36, coding for MKVRASVKKMCEKCRIIRRRGVVRVICENPKHKQRQG